The stretch of DNA AAGTGGCCATTTTTCCCGGTAAGCAAGCTCAATAGCTCGTGCAATTTTTTCTCCGACAACACTCCCCATACTTCCACCAATAAAAGCAAAATCCATTACCGAAATAATTACCGGAATTCCATCAATCTTCCCACGTCCGGATCTTACGGCTTCATTTAGCCCGGATTTCTTAGCATGATCTCGTAATTGATCTGCATATTTCTTTGCTCCCTTGAATTTTAAGGGATCAACGGAGGAAATTTTTTCGTCAAACTCACTAAAGGAACCTTCATCAAGAAGCATTGAAAAATATTGATGACTTCGAATTTTGAAATGAAGATCACACTTTGAGCAAACATACAAATTCCGTTCCAACTCCTTTCGATAGAGAATTTCACTACATTGATCACATCGAATCCATAAACCATCGGGAATATGTTTTTTTTCGGTGGTTATTACACCTTTTTCTTTTCTTTTAAACCAAGACATCTAAGCTCCAAATTCGATCAAAACGATGCAACTTCAAAATTTGAATCATGAGTGTGTGGTAAATATCTTTGCATAACAATCGCATTTTCACCGTTTCGATAGTATTTTCTTCTTACACCAATTTCTTCAAAACCAAATTTTTTATATAAATTAATTGCCGCTAAATTTTTTTCTCGTACTTCCAGGAATGCTCTAATTAATTTTCGCTTCAATCCTTCCTCAAAAATAACATTCATAAACAAACTGGCTAGTCCTAAATTGCGATATTGAGGATCAATCGCAATATTTGCTAGATGTAATTCATCCTGGATAAACCATGTTACCGCAAAACCTATTACCTTTGTCTCTAATTCCATTACTAAAGTATAGCTCACTTTGTTTTCCATAACTTCGTGACAAAAATGTGAAAAAGTCCAGGGATCAGGATAAATCTGACATTCAAGCTTATGTACTTCTTCAAGGTCTGCTATAGTCATTTTTCTAATTACAATCTCGCAGCCATTTGGTAATTTATACCGATTGCCAATACCATTGTTTGTGTTTGTCATTTTTTTAAACTAATTCTTAATCGGAAAATCATGCATATAATAAGGTGTAACATGTTGAATATCTTCTTTTATCCCTTGTTTTAGATTCAGCTCACCCAACAATGCAATCCATCGTGCTTCGGGAAAACTATTCGATAAAACGTAATCTCTTCCATTATTCATCAAAGAGGATAGCTTATCCTTATCTTCTTTTCTTAATAGCCCAACAAAATAGACGGGTTGCTTCAAATCCTTCACAATATCATCCAAAGTATTCGTAAAATATTCACTTTGTCTTTCAACCTTTGAATTTGACAACGTAAAAAATGCATAAAAATATTCATTACTGCGAAATCGAATCAACGGACAAATTAATTTATTTTGATTTCTTCCATGTTGCGCTAATGCATCCAGACTATTCACGACCGTTAATGGTTTTTCCCAGCAAAAAGCCAACGACTTTGCGATACTCAGGCTGATTCTTAATCCCGTATA from candidate division KSB1 bacterium encodes:
- a CDS encoding acetyl-CoA carboxylase carboxyltransferase subunit beta, whose product is MSWFKRKEKGVITTEKKHIPDGLWIRCDQCSEILYRKELERNLYVCSKCDLHFKIRSHQYFSMLLDEGSFSEFDEKISSVDPLKFKGAKKYADQLRDHAKKSGLNEAVRSGRGKIDGIPVIISVMDFAFIGGSMGSVVGEKIARAIELAYREKWPLIIISASGGARMMEGALSLMQMAKTSALLARYSDSGGLFISVLTNPTTGGVTASYAMLGDIILAEPGALIGFAGPRVIKQTIGEDLPEGFQRAEFQLKHGFVDAIVPRVELKEKISQIIRILWNANSYAK
- the rimI gene encoding ribosomal protein S18-alanine N-acetyltransferase, producing the protein MTIADLEEVHKLECQIYPDPWTFSHFCHEVMENKVSYTLVMELETKVIGFAVTWFIQDELHLANIAIDPQYRNLGLASLFMNVIFEEGLKRKLIRAFLEVREKNLAAINLYKKFGFEEIGVRRKYYRNGENAIVMQRYLPHTHDSNFEVASF
- the tsaB gene encoding tRNA (adenosine(37)-N6)-threonylcarbamoyltransferase complex dimerization subunit type 1 TsaB translates to MLVLGLEASTFMNSVAVTQNGELKGQFLINQAKSKKNNLIQLMDYILKSANVNGRELDGISVSIGPGSYTGLRISLSIAKSLAFCWEKPLTVVNSLDALAQHGRNQNKLICPLIRFRSNEYFYAFFTLSNSKVERQSEYFTNTLDDIVKDLKQPVYFVGLLRKEDKDKLSSLMNNGRDYVLSNSFPEARWIALLGELNLKQGIKEDIQHVTPYYMHDFPIKN